The following nucleotide sequence is from Patescibacteria group bacterium.
CACAAAATTTCAATTCGTAAAGTAATAGCCGACTATAAAGACAGCGCCGAGGAGGGCGTGACGGCTTATGGCGGCAATTTGAATATCCGGCCGAAATATCAGCGTGAATTTGTGTATAAAGAAAAACAGCGCGATGCTGTGATAGAAACTATAAAAAACAGCTTCCCGCTGAATGTGATGTATTGGATGATCAGGGAAGATGGCGGCTACGAAGTATTGGATGGCCAACAGCGCACTATCAGCATTGGACAATATGTTAATGGCGATTTTTCGCTTAACGACCGCTTTTTTCATAATCTAACCAAAGAAGAACAGGATAAAATTTTGGATTACCAATTGATGATTTATTTTTGCGAAGGCACGGACAAAGAACGGTTGGACTGGTTTAGGATTATTAATATAGCCGGGGAAAAATTGACTGATCAAGAAATACGTAACGCAGTTTATACCGGGCCGTGGCTTTCCGACGCCAAATTAAAATTTAGCAAATCAAATTGCGCGGCGTATCTGTTGGCAAACGACGGCGGACAATTGGTGAGCGGGTCGCCAATACGGCAAGAGTATTTAGAAACCGCGCTCTTTTGGATCAACGACGGCAAGATCGAAGATTATATGGCCAAACATCAGCACAGCGCAGATGCCGACGAATTGTGGGAATATTTTCAAAAGGTAATCGCTTGGACGCGAGAGATTTTTCCAAATTATCGTCGGGAA
It contains:
- a CDS encoding DUF262 domain-containing protein, whose amino-acid sequence is MKIDLHKISIRKVIADYKDSAEEGVTAYGGNLNIRPKYQREFVYKEKQRDAVIETIKNSFPLNVMYWMIREDGGYEVLDGQQRTISIGQYVNGDFSLNDRFFHNLTKEEQDKILDYQLMIYFCEGTDKERLDWFRIINIAGEKLTDQEIRNAVYTGPWLSDAKLKFSKSNCAAYLLANDGGQLVSGSPIRQEYLETALFWINDGKIEDYMAKHQHSADADELWEYFQKVIAWTREIFPNYRREMSNVPWGELYNQFKDKKFDSKKLEKEITKLMQDEDVTKKSGIYEYVLTRNEKFLNIRVFAEKMKREAYERQKGICPNCKGENKKKKWEIEEMEADHIKPWYEGGKTVVENCQMLCKQDNRTKSGK